The following proteins are co-located in the Gordonia polyisoprenivorans genome:
- the aroQ gene encoding type II 3-dehydroquinate dehydratase: MSTDSASDAQRLPILLLNGPNLNTLGLRQPDIYGADTLADVVALAERTAADVGFGLRAAQTNHEGEMIDWIHEARGQVSGIVINPAGWTHTSVALADALVIPEVPIMEVHISNVHKREAFRHHSYVSPLAAGIIVGYGIRGYEFAIRRLAEIVDTDRP; this comes from the coding sequence ATGTCGACCGATTCCGCCTCTGACGCGCAACGACTGCCGATCCTGCTGCTCAACGGACCCAACCTCAACACCCTGGGTTTGCGGCAACCGGACATCTACGGCGCAGACACCCTCGCCGACGTCGTCGCCCTCGCAGAGCGCACGGCTGCCGACGTCGGTTTCGGGTTGCGGGCCGCGCAGACCAACCATGAGGGCGAGATGATCGATTGGATTCACGAGGCGCGTGGCCAGGTGTCGGGCATCGTGATCAACCCGGCCGGCTGGACCCACACGTCGGTGGCGCTGGCCGATGCGCTGGTGATCCCCGAGGTGCCGATCATGGAGGTGCACATCAGCAACGTGCACAAGCGGGAGGCCTTCCGGCATCACTCCTACGTCTCGCCGCTCGCGGCCGGGATCATCGTCGGCTACGGCATCCGCGGCTACGAGTTCGCCATCCGACGGCTGGCCGAGATCGTCGACACCGACCGACCCTGA
- a CDS encoding ArsR/SmtB family transcription factor codes for MPEQSSTRPAPVGVFAALADDTRWQVLVELGRRPASASALATQLPISRQGIAKHLKVLTDAGLVEPVKVGREVRYEAVGARLSEVARSLEVIARGWERRLTTIKELAEGGPDNP; via the coding sequence GTGCCTGAGCAGAGTTCCACCCGCCCGGCTCCGGTCGGGGTGTTCGCGGCGCTCGCCGACGACACCCGCTGGCAGGTGCTCGTCGAACTCGGCCGGCGCCCGGCGTCGGCGTCGGCGCTGGCCACCCAACTCCCGATCTCGCGGCAGGGCATCGCCAAACACCTCAAGGTGCTCACCGACGCGGGGCTCGTCGAGCCGGTCAAGGTGGGCCGCGAGGTGCGCTACGAGGCCGTCGGCGCACGGCTCTCCGAAGTGGCTCGCAGCCTCGAGGTGATCGCCCGCGGATGGGAGCGCCGCCTGACGACGATCAAGGAGCTCGCCGAAGGCGGCCCCGACAACCCCTAG
- a CDS encoding MBL fold metallo-hydrolase, translating into MIMPAEKMVISRVDGASSTAWFIGTAAVNWVVLQDDSGVTLIDGGYPRQAALVEESITKVGASPSDIRGALLTHAHVDHIGGLVSLAARHGFPVFADPDEVGHARRDYLQQASPIGIASVAHRPRVWRWLAEVVPLGVLSRKGIGSTQPFAHSADVPRPLDLPGAPVPVASHGHTDGHSAYLVADGAVLVSGDALVSDHPISGISGCQCIPDVFQHDVAAARRSVEVFTTLDARVLFPGHGPRVDGSVAEMAREALAR; encoded by the coding sequence ATGATCATGCCGGCCGAGAAGATGGTGATCAGCCGGGTCGACGGCGCGTCGTCGACCGCCTGGTTCATCGGCACCGCAGCCGTCAACTGGGTTGTCCTGCAAGATGATTCCGGAGTGACCCTGATCGACGGCGGGTATCCGCGTCAGGCGGCCCTGGTCGAGGAGTCGATCACGAAGGTCGGTGCGAGCCCGTCCGACATCCGGGGTGCACTGCTCACCCATGCCCACGTCGATCACATCGGCGGACTGGTGAGTCTCGCCGCGCGTCATGGCTTTCCGGTGTTCGCCGACCCGGACGAAGTGGGCCACGCCCGCCGCGACTATTTGCAGCAGGCGTCGCCGATCGGCATCGCATCGGTCGCCCATCGGCCGCGCGTCTGGCGCTGGCTGGCCGAGGTCGTGCCGTTGGGTGTGTTGAGCCGCAAGGGTATCGGGTCGACCCAGCCGTTTGCGCACTCCGCGGATGTGCCGCGTCCGCTCGATCTGCCGGGCGCGCCGGTGCCGGTGGCGTCGCACGGGCACACCGACGGTCACAGCGCCTACCTTGTCGCCGACGGGGCGGTACTGGTGTCCGGGGATGCACTGGTCAGCGATCACCCGATCTCGGGAATCTCCGGCTGCCAGTGCATCCCCGACGTCTTCCAGCACGACGTGGCCGCCGCCCGGCGCAGCGTGGAGGTGTTCACCACTCTCGATGCGAGAGTCCTGTTCCCCGGCCACGGCCCGCGTGTCGACGGCTCGGTGGCCGAGATGGCACGTGAGGCATTGGCGCGCTAG
- a CDS encoding galactan 5-O-arabinofuranosyltransferase — translation MTSTQRTATDAPRPPGAAARRLANPHVITVIELVVAVVIGGVVAMVGLKVIDAVQWPAFNSSNVTRALTTVGQVIAVLLLVGAAILYRYGRSRWLTTLVSTVGVAGLVTATLGMPLGATRLYLFGLSVDQQFRTEYLTRMTSSPHLADMTYVDLPPYYPAGWFWWGGRFANAMGQPGWEAYKPWAILTIAVAAAIGVVLWNRMLGADRGAAVALAVTVTTLMQASPEPYAAVLILIGIPLLIPMMYGLRGHGRLADGPSGRLRSGTSWWAVVAGGVFLGLCAASYTLYAGLFAGVAVLMALAVIAVGWRGVANKAVAAQAVSATRRSLVIAVAVRLIVMAVISGLIALLVWTPYLLARLRNEPSSGGTAEHYLPGRGSVLPLPMFELSLTGAITMIGLLWILLRFRQRTVALTFGITVVGIYLFCLLSMLRTATGSTLLSFRLEPILIAVLAAAGVLGVVDLARWAVGRFGDIRVVIGVVAAIAAVAMAQGIPDYLSNEINTAYTDTDGFGQRADQRPAGAESFFPQIDRLITEQTGRPATDNVVLTADYGFLSVYPYWGFQGLTSHYANPLAEFDKRAATIEKWTQATTPDEMINQLERSPWRAPNVFLFRYSAGGYTLRLAQDVYPNDPNVKRYTVTFDPKAFADPRFEVTEVGPFVLVVRK, via the coding sequence GTGACGTCAACGCAGAGAACGGCCACCGACGCCCCCCGACCGCCCGGGGCCGCGGCCCGTCGCCTCGCGAATCCGCACGTCATCACCGTGATCGAGCTGGTCGTGGCCGTCGTGATCGGCGGAGTCGTCGCAATGGTCGGACTCAAGGTGATCGACGCCGTCCAGTGGCCCGCGTTCAATTCGTCGAACGTCACTCGGGCGTTGACCACCGTCGGTCAGGTGATCGCGGTGCTGCTTCTCGTGGGCGCGGCGATCCTGTATCGCTACGGCCGGTCGCGATGGCTGACCACGCTGGTGTCCACGGTCGGCGTGGCCGGGCTGGTCACCGCCACCCTCGGCATGCCGCTCGGTGCGACCCGGCTCTATCTGTTCGGCCTCTCGGTCGATCAGCAGTTCCGCACCGAGTACCTGACCCGGATGACCTCGAGCCCGCATCTGGCGGACATGACCTACGTCGATCTGCCGCCGTACTATCCGGCCGGCTGGTTCTGGTGGGGTGGGCGGTTCGCCAACGCGATGGGTCAGCCCGGCTGGGAGGCCTACAAGCCCTGGGCCATCCTGACGATCGCGGTGGCCGCCGCGATCGGTGTGGTGCTGTGGAACCGGATGCTCGGCGCCGATCGGGGCGCGGCGGTCGCATTGGCGGTCACGGTGACCACCCTAATGCAGGCCTCCCCCGAACCGTATGCGGCGGTGCTGATCCTGATCGGCATCCCGCTGCTGATCCCGATGATGTACGGCCTGCGCGGACACGGACGTCTCGCCGACGGCCCATCAGGGCGGTTGCGTTCGGGGACCAGTTGGTGGGCGGTCGTCGCGGGTGGGGTGTTCCTCGGACTGTGCGCCGCCTCGTACACCCTCTATGCCGGACTGTTCGCCGGGGTTGCGGTCCTGATGGCGCTGGCGGTGATCGCCGTCGGCTGGCGTGGCGTGGCGAACAAGGCCGTTGCCGCGCAAGCGGTTTCCGCGACGAGGCGGAGCCTGGTCATCGCGGTGGCGGTGCGGCTGATCGTCATGGCGGTGATCTCGGGCCTGATCGCACTGCTGGTGTGGACGCCGTATCTGCTGGCGCGGCTGCGTAACGAACCGTCGAGCGGGGGCACCGCCGAGCACTATCTCCCCGGCCGCGGATCGGTGCTGCCGCTACCGATGTTCGAGTTGAGTCTGACCGGTGCGATCACGATGATCGGGCTGCTGTGGATTCTGCTGCGGTTCCGGCAGCGCACGGTGGCACTGACTTTCGGGATCACCGTCGTCGGCATCTACCTGTTCTGCCTGTTGTCGATGCTGCGCACCGCCACCGGCTCCACTCTGCTCTCCTTCCGCCTCGAGCCGATCCTGATCGCGGTGCTCGCCGCCGCGGGTGTGCTGGGCGTCGTCGATCTCGCACGCTGGGCGGTAGGGCGCTTCGGCGACATCCGCGTCGTCATCGGTGTCGTGGCGGCGATCGCGGCCGTGGCCATGGCGCAAGGGATTCCGGACTATCTCTCCAACGAGATCAACACCGCCTACACCGACACCGACGGCTTCGGGCAACGCGCCGACCAACGGCCGGCCGGCGCCGAATCGTTCTTCCCGCAGATCGATCGGCTGATCACCGAACAGACCGGACGACCGGCCACCGACAACGTGGTGCTCACCGCCGACTACGGCTTCCTCTCGGTCTACCCGTACTGGGGATTCCAGGGGTTAACCTCGCATTACGCCAATCCGCTTGCCGAGTTCGACAAGCGCGCCGCGACCATCGAGAAGTGGACGCAGGCAACGACTCCCGACGAGATGATCAACCAGCTCGAGCGTTCGCCGTGGCGGGCACCCAACGTCTTCCTGTTCCGCTACTCCGCGGGCGGATACACGCTGCGGCTGGCGCAGGACGTCTACCCCAACGACCCGAACGTCAAGCGCTATACGGTCACCTTCGACCCCAAGGCCTTCGCCGACCCACGGTTCGAGGTCACCGAGGTCGGGCCCTTCGTGCTGGTCGTGCGGAAGTGA
- a CDS encoding SRPBCC domain-containing protein: MTTDLDRIEHQVLIDAPVQRVWDLVSEPGWYINDKTLTEHRIETRDGITTVVDPVHGSFSMLIVELDEPRYAAFRWLIDADDPSSTSTLVEFWLTPTDSGVEVKVAESGFASLDESDVNRRSRLEDHTEGWRFELELARAALTEEHSRA; encoded by the coding sequence ATGACCACCGACCTCGACCGCATCGAGCACCAGGTCCTCATCGACGCACCCGTGCAACGGGTCTGGGATCTCGTCAGCGAACCCGGCTGGTACATCAACGACAAGACCCTCACCGAGCATCGGATCGAGACCCGCGACGGCATCACCACCGTCGTCGACCCGGTGCACGGCAGTTTCTCGATGCTGATCGTCGAACTCGACGAGCCCCGCTACGCCGCGTTCCGCTGGCTCATCGACGCCGACGATCCGTCGAGCACCTCCACGCTCGTCGAATTCTGGCTCACCCCCACCGATTCCGGTGTCGAGGTGAAGGTTGCCGAGAGTGGGTTCGCCTCGCTCGACGAGTCCGATGTCAATCGCCGGTCGCGGCTGGAGGATCATACCGAGGGTTGGCGATTCGAGCTCGAGTTGGCCAGAGCCGCTCTCACCGAGGAACATTCGCGTGCCTGA
- a CDS encoding arabinosyltransferase domain-containing protein yields MPAALTVGRAKLGAIITGLLGLFLALATPFMPVNQTTAQITWPQDGQINSVTAPLISYVPIDLDVSVPCSAVGELRGGQSVLLSTTPKGAEKSPERGLFIRKTGAATDPADKQTVEVVNRNVPLVSATVAQIDAQNCRDIVVHADSDEVTAEFVGMTNDKGESLSGTTGDRDLYTSDQRPQVTGLFTDLTGPAASLPGLHAHVTIDSRYTSTPTILKWLVLIVGIVCTLLSLMALAALDSTDERKHRRIFPARWWRLNVRDYVVLIALLVWHFIGPNTSDDGYLMTMARVAQNSEYTANYFRWYGAPEAPFGWYYEAFGLLSHVSVASPWMRLPALLCGVVSWLIISHEVLPRLGRAAITRPGVAWTAAFVFLASWFPFNNGLRPEPIICLGALLTWCSVERSIATGRLLPAALACLFGAFSLAAGPTGLLAVAALIAGARPMILALIKRARVIGNGWRSFLALLAPILAAGTFVIFVVFSNLTLRSFLDSSKMKSALGPSLHWYNEIDRYSSLFAFSADGSIARRFAVLAMILGMVVSAAVLIRKSRIPGTAIGPTRRIVGITFASLVFLMFTPTKWTHHFGVFAGLAAALAAIAAIAASQSAMHSRRNRTLYAALVFFIVGLAFAGPNSYYYSSAWGMPWGVDQPTIVVRLGTLFLAVALLLLLLALWFHFREPFTGTDPDAEPDDQWKSEKHPWYRRTWHSLAGAPLAWVAALVVVFELVTAAFAGIHQSDSYSVPRSNLEALAGKQCGMADKIWVEENPSNYELSPVDKTLTDPLAGPATQPTSSTEPATTGFGPDAVPEDLDTKTPAGALGVLAGDAAADPDVLIANAGGTGGGEESTPGVNGSHAALPFELDPSKTPVLGSYSKDDQTPAHLTSGWYALPTDYRDRPLVTFSIAGQFDNPQDLVLEYTTGKIGSTTRDADLSATGSVNMIDPGPMPSWRNVRVPTTDLPDNITAVRIVATDDNLASDRYIIVTPPRLPQMRTLQDVVGSTAPVHVDWTSGLVFPCQRPFTHHDGVAELPQWRIEPGADLSAAVSAWQDAFGGGPIGWEQVLLEPTALATYLKGDVGRDWGSLERLVPYDNVTRHAEITTGTATRSGLWAPAPIRH; encoded by the coding sequence GTGCCAGCAGCGTTGACGGTCGGGCGAGCGAAGCTCGGAGCAATCATCACGGGCCTGCTCGGCCTCTTTCTCGCTCTCGCGACGCCGTTCATGCCGGTCAACCAGACCACCGCGCAGATCACCTGGCCGCAGGACGGTCAGATCAATTCGGTCACCGCACCCCTGATCAGCTACGTCCCGATCGACCTCGACGTCAGCGTGCCGTGTTCGGCGGTCGGCGAACTGCGCGGCGGGCAGTCGGTGCTGTTGTCGACGACGCCCAAGGGGGCGGAGAAGTCACCCGAGCGCGGCCTGTTCATCCGCAAGACCGGCGCTGCGACCGATCCGGCCGACAAGCAGACCGTCGAGGTCGTCAATCGCAACGTGCCACTGGTGTCGGCGACCGTCGCGCAGATCGACGCACAGAACTGCCGCGACATCGTCGTGCACGCCGACTCCGACGAGGTGACCGCCGAATTCGTCGGGATGACCAACGACAAGGGCGAGTCACTGTCGGGCACCACCGGCGACCGCGACCTCTACACCTCCGATCAGCGCCCGCAGGTCACCGGCCTGTTCACCGATCTGACCGGGCCGGCCGCGTCGCTGCCCGGCCTGCACGCCCACGTCACCATCGACTCCCGCTACACCTCCACGCCGACGATCCTCAAGTGGCTGGTCCTCATCGTCGGCATCGTGTGCACCCTGCTGTCGTTGATGGCTTTGGCCGCGCTGGATTCGACCGACGAGCGCAAGCACCGTCGGATCTTCCCGGCGCGCTGGTGGCGCCTCAACGTTCGCGACTACGTGGTGTTGATCGCGCTGCTGGTGTGGCATTTCATCGGACCCAACACCTCCGACGACGGCTATCTGATGACGATGGCCCGCGTCGCGCAGAACAGTGAGTACACCGCCAACTACTTCCGCTGGTACGGCGCTCCCGAGGCGCCCTTCGGCTGGTACTACGAGGCGTTCGGCCTGCTCAGCCACGTGTCGGTGGCCAGTCCGTGGATGCGGTTGCCGGCTTTGCTGTGCGGGGTCGTGTCGTGGCTGATCATCAGCCACGAGGTGCTGCCGCGGCTGGGCCGGGCGGCCATCACCCGGCCCGGCGTTGCCTGGACCGCGGCGTTCGTCTTCCTTGCGTCGTGGTTCCCGTTCAACAACGGTCTTCGTCCCGAACCCATCATCTGCCTCGGCGCGCTGCTGACCTGGTGCTCGGTCGAGCGATCGATCGCGACGGGCCGGCTCCTACCCGCGGCGCTGGCGTGCTTGTTCGGCGCATTCAGCCTTGCCGCCGGACCGACCGGATTACTGGCCGTCGCCGCGTTGATCGCCGGCGCCAGACCGATGATCCTGGCGCTCATCAAGCGCGCACGCGTGATCGGCAACGGGTGGCGGTCGTTCCTCGCGCTGCTCGCCCCGATACTCGCGGCGGGAACCTTCGTCATCTTCGTGGTCTTCTCGAATCTGACGCTGCGTTCCTTCCTGGATTCGTCGAAGATGAAGTCGGCGCTCGGGCCGTCGCTGCATTGGTACAACGAGATCGACCGCTACTCTTCGCTGTTCGCGTTCTCCGCGGACGGCTCCATCGCCCGGCGCTTCGCCGTGCTGGCGATGATCCTCGGGATGGTGGTCTCGGCGGCGGTACTGATCCGCAAGTCCCGCATCCCCGGCACCGCCATCGGTCCGACCCGACGAATCGTCGGAATCACGTTCGCGTCGTTGGTGTTCCTGATGTTCACGCCCACCAAGTGGACCCACCACTTCGGTGTGTTCGCCGGTCTCGCAGCGGCATTGGCCGCCATCGCCGCGATCGCGGCCAGCCAGAGCGCGATGCATTCGCGCCGCAACCGCACGCTGTATGCGGCGCTGGTGTTCTTCATCGTCGGACTCGCGTTCGCCGGCCCCAACTCGTACTACTACTCCTCGGCATGGGGAATGCCGTGGGGCGTCGATCAGCCGACCATCGTCGTGCGTCTGGGCACATTGTTCCTGGCGGTCGCACTGCTGTTGTTGTTGCTGGCGTTGTGGTTCCACTTCCGTGAACCGTTCACCGGGACAGACCCCGATGCCGAGCCGGACGACCAGTGGAAGTCGGAGAAGCATCCCTGGTATCGGCGCACCTGGCACTCCCTCGCCGGGGCCCCGCTGGCCTGGGTGGCCGCACTGGTGGTGGTCTTCGAGCTCGTCACCGCCGCGTTCGCCGGTATCCACCAAAGTGATTCGTACTCGGTACCCCGCTCCAACCTGGAGGCGCTGGCGGGCAAGCAGTGTGGCATGGCCGACAAGATCTGGGTGGAGGAGAACCCCAGCAACTACGAGTTGTCGCCGGTCGACAAGACACTCACCGATCCGCTCGCCGGACCTGCGACCCAGCCGACGTCGTCGACGGAGCCGGCGACGACCGGCTTCGGTCCCGACGCCGTCCCCGAGGATCTCGATACCAAAACCCCTGCGGGCGCACTCGGAGTACTCGCCGGAGACGCCGCGGCCGACCCCGACGTGTTGATCGCCAACGCCGGCGGCACCGGTGGTGGCGAGGAGAGCACACCGGGCGTCAACGGCAGCCACGCCGCCCTGCCCTTCGAACTCGATCCGTCGAAAACCCCGGTACTGGGCAGCTATTCGAAGGACGATCAGACCCCGGCACATCTGACGTCGGGCTGGTACGCACTGCCGACGGACTATCGGGATCGCCCGCTGGTGACCTTCTCCATCGCCGGGCAGTTCGACAATCCGCAGGATCTGGTACTGGAGTACACCACCGGCAAGATCGGGTCGACCACCCGCGATGCCGACTTGTCGGCAACCGGATCGGTGAACATGATCGACCCCGGGCCCATGCCGTCGTGGCGCAATGTGCGGGTGCCCACCACGGATCTGCCCGACAACATCACCGCGGTCCGCATCGTCGCCACCGACGACAATCTCGCCTCGGATCGCTACATCATCGTCACCCCGCCGCGGCTGCCGCAGATGCGGACGCTACAGGACGTCGTCGGGTCCACCGCTCCGGTGCACGTCGACTGGACCTCAGGGTTGGTGTTCCCGTGCCAACGGCCGTTCACCCACCACGACGGTGTCGCCGAACTACCGCAGTGGCGCATCGAACCCGGCGCGGATCTGTCCGCGGCGGTCTCGGCATGGCAGGACGCCTTCGGCGGCGGCCCGATCGGCTGGGAGCAGGTACTGCTCGAACCTACCGCCCTGGCAACGTATCTGAAGGGTGACGTCGGTCGCGACTGGGGCTCCCTGGAACGGCTGGTCCCCTACGACAACGTGACCCGCCACGCCGAGATCACCACCGGCACCGCGACCCGCAGCGGACTCTGGGCTCCGGCGCCGATCCGGCACTGA
- a CDS encoding arabinosyltransferase domain-containing protein, with protein MTETTTTPVHAGRSRRIRIARIVAVVAGLIGIVLALAMAALPVTYTKVQIKWPQPTSQNASGVENILAPNVSYTPTNLDLSVPCRLAADLPARGGVLVSTVPENGAEAGKVGLFVRATTDRLLVAQRNAVLLNVPRAQAQSTPACTIVIHADTSGIRGEIQGFSAADGASTSFRLDDPNARPQIIGVYTDLPPTVDTTGLSYSSTVDTRFVSSPTTLKLAAALVGIVMSIASMIALAVLDTQDGRRRRRLLPGRMKRPRGDDEDDAPALPPGRKPWWHMSVLDALVVAVLIIWLFVGGNTADDGYQVTVGRIAPGAGYLDNYYRYFGVPQDPFGWHYQYLALWMQVSTATPWLRLLPLIFGVLCWFMLSRGAFGRIGSAVRNSRAARWAGAFAFLAVWLAFNNGLRVEPFLAVGILATWLLVERSVATGRLFPLTLAIVVAAFTLTVHPAGAIAAVALIAALRPIFVRLRFRIRRDGWFPTLTPILASGLLVLYEIFADQPLASILEGVKVQGIVGPTNKWWTEAMRYYILQNPTTDGSIARRVGIFMTLFAVILIVLVLLSRRRVPGIATAPLWRIVAILAGAVGVLAFSPTKATHQYGAFATLTGVLVAAATAFISPQVIRRRCNRTFIAAAATYVLAVVFTGRNQWWYVGSYGIPWGDDTPNVAGIKLYQPILLIAVIITLVGAWQYFRDDRRAQLGEPIVEPTSGARGFLGRMPTYSLAIVLAVVLVFNMISFAKAIQTQRGSWSWASSNVNALRGNPCALADAILVEADPNKGLLSPARVAGQENSSPGAALAGKDMVGFTPNGVATDLQTTYDDDNDADSDQQDPTQTDPNAATDTGENSTGTADTAGGTTATKGVNGSSVKLPFGLDPAKVPVLGSYGAPGSRASLTSEWYQLPKRSPDAPLVTLSVAGTVGYIDDLAVTHPGPELRLEFGRVEPDGSVTTVASQVPLGIATDPAWRNMRFPLDTAPPRASVVRVVAADTSSDPSGWLAVTPPRVTPMVTLNDLVGSKDPTLLDWEVALAFPCQRPAEVHNGIWEIPKWRITPDADGERVNSRNWMAGNYGGPLGMVDNDLSATVLPSYLRNSWAKDWGSLQRLTPLVDQTPADLVVTQDTHTGLWTPGPMRAIMN; from the coding sequence ATGACTGAGACCACCACGACACCCGTGCACGCCGGCCGTAGCCGCCGGATCCGCATCGCACGGATCGTCGCGGTCGTCGCCGGCCTGATCGGCATCGTGCTGGCGCTCGCGATGGCGGCGCTGCCGGTCACCTACACCAAGGTGCAGATCAAGTGGCCCCAGCCGACCTCGCAGAATGCGTCCGGTGTCGAGAACATCTTGGCGCCGAACGTTTCCTACACGCCGACCAACCTCGACCTGAGCGTTCCGTGTCGGCTCGCCGCCGACCTGCCGGCCCGGGGCGGAGTGCTCGTGAGCACCGTCCCGGAGAACGGGGCCGAGGCGGGCAAGGTGGGGCTGTTCGTCCGCGCGACCACCGACCGGTTGCTGGTCGCCCAACGAAATGCCGTTCTGCTCAACGTCCCCCGTGCGCAGGCGCAGAGCACTCCGGCCTGCACGATCGTCATCCACGCCGATACCTCCGGTATCCGCGGTGAGATCCAGGGCTTCTCGGCGGCCGACGGTGCATCGACCTCGTTCCGCCTCGACGATCCCAACGCCCGCCCGCAGATCATCGGTGTGTACACCGACCTGCCGCCCACCGTCGACACCACGGGACTGTCGTACTCGTCGACCGTCGACACCCGCTTCGTGTCGAGCCCCACGACACTGAAACTCGCTGCGGCGCTGGTCGGTATCGTCATGAGCATCGCCTCGATGATCGCGTTGGCGGTCCTCGACACCCAGGACGGACGCAGACGCCGCCGCCTGCTCCCGGGCCGGATGAAGCGGCCCCGGGGGGACGACGAGGACGATGCCCCTGCGCTGCCGCCCGGTCGTAAGCCGTGGTGGCATATGAGCGTCCTGGATGCGCTGGTCGTCGCGGTGCTGATCATCTGGCTGTTCGTCGGCGGCAACACCGCCGACGACGGATACCAGGTCACCGTTGGTCGGATCGCTCCCGGCGCAGGCTATCTCGACAACTACTACCGGTATTTCGGTGTGCCGCAGGACCCGTTCGGGTGGCACTACCAGTATCTCGCGCTGTGGATGCAGGTCAGCACTGCCACCCCGTGGCTTCGGCTGCTGCCGTTGATCTTCGGTGTCCTGTGCTGGTTCATGCTCTCGCGCGGGGCCTTTGGCCGGATCGGCAGCGCGGTCCGCAATTCGCGTGCGGCCCGCTGGGCCGGTGCCTTCGCCTTCCTCGCGGTGTGGCTGGCGTTCAACAACGGTCTGCGTGTGGAACCGTTCCTGGCCGTCGGCATCCTCGCCACATGGTTGTTGGTGGAGCGTTCCGTGGCGACCGGACGCCTCTTCCCGCTGACCCTGGCGATCGTCGTCGCGGCCTTCACGTTGACCGTCCACCCGGCCGGTGCCATCGCGGCGGTCGCCCTGATCGCGGCGTTGCGACCGATCTTCGTACGCTTGCGCTTCCGGATTCGACGCGACGGCTGGTTCCCCACGCTGACCCCGATCCTCGCCTCGGGTTTGCTGGTGCTCTACGAGATATTCGCCGACCAGCCGCTCGCCTCCATTCTCGAGGGTGTCAAGGTGCAGGGGATCGTCGGACCCACCAACAAATGGTGGACCGAGGCCATGCGGTACTACATCCTGCAGAACCCCACCACCGACGGGTCGATTGCCCGCCGGGTCGGGATCTTCATGACGCTCTTCGCGGTCATCCTGATCGTGCTGGTGCTGTTGAGTAGGCGTCGAGTACCCGGCATCGCCACCGCGCCGTTGTGGCGGATCGTCGCGATCCTCGCCGGAGCCGTTGGCGTGCTGGCCTTCTCGCCGACCAAGGCCACCCATCAGTACGGCGCCTTCGCCACGTTGACCGGTGTGCTCGTCGCCGCGGCGACCGCGTTCATCTCCCCGCAGGTGATCCGCCGACGATGCAATCGGACCTTCATCGCCGCGGCGGCCACCTACGTACTCGCCGTCGTCTTCACCGGCCGTAACCAATGGTGGTACGTCGGCAGTTACGGCATCCCGTGGGGCGACGACACCCCGAATGTGGCCGGAATCAAGCTCTACCAACCGATTCTGCTGATCGCCGTCATCATCACGCTGGTCGGTGCCTGGCAGTATTTTCGCGACGACCGCCGCGCCCAACTGGGTGAGCCGATTGTCGAGCCGACCTCCGGCGCCCGCGGGTTCCTCGGCCGGATGCCCACCTACTCGCTGGCGATCGTGCTCGCTGTCGTGCTCGTGTTCAACATGATCTCCTTCGCCAAAGCAATTCAGACCCAACGTGGTTCGTGGTCGTGGGCGAGTTCCAACGTCAACGCCCTGCGTGGCAACCCGTGCGCGCTGGCCGATGCGATCCTCGTCGAAGCCGACCCCAACAAGGGCTTGCTCTCCCCGGCACGGGTTGCCGGACAAGAGAACTCGTCGCCGGGTGCGGCGCTGGCCGGCAAGGACATGGTCGGATTCACCCCCAACGGGGTGGCGACGGATCTGCAGACCACCTACGACGACGACAACGACGCCGACTCCGATCAGCAGGACCCTACTCAGACTGACCCCAACGCGGCCACAGACACGGGCGAGAACTCCACCGGCACAGCCGATACCGCAGGTGGTACCACCGCGACGAAGGGTGTCAACGGCTCGTCGGTGAAGCTGCCCTTCGGTCTCGACCCGGCCAAGGTGCCGGTGCTCGGGAGCTACGGTGCCCCGGGTAGCCGCGCCTCGCTGACCTCCGAGTGGTATCAGCTGCCCAAGCGCAGCCCCGATGCACCGCTGGTGACGCTGTCGGTGGCGGGCACCGTCGGCTACATCGACGACCTGGCCGTCACCCATCCGGGGCCGGAGCTGCGGCTCGAGTTCGGTCGTGTCGAGCCCGACGGCTCGGTGACCACGGTTGCCTCGCAGGTGCCGCTGGGGATCGCCACCGACCCCGCATGGCGCAACATGCGGTTCCCGCTCGACACCGCGCCGCCACGGGCGAGTGTCGTGCGCGTGGTCGCGGCCGACACGTCGTCGGATCCCTCGGGCTGGCTCGCGGTGACCCCGCCGCGGGTGACCCCGATGGTGACACTGAACGACCTTGTCGGCAGTAAGGATCCGACGCTGCTCGACTGGGAGGTCGCCCTGGCGTTCCCGTGCCAGCGGCCGGCCGAGGTACACAACGGCATCTGGGAGATCCCGAAGTGGCGGATCACCCCCGACGCCGACGGCGAACGGGTCAACTCGCGCAACTGGATGGCCGGTAACTACGGCGGTCCGCTCGGCATGGTCGACAACGATCTGTCGGCGACGGTGCTGCCGTCGTACCTGCGTAACTCGTGGGCGAAGGACTGGGGCAGCCTGCAGCGGCTCACCCCGCTGGTCGACCAGACGCCTGCCGATCTCGTCGTCACCCAGGACACCCACACCGGCCTCTGGACCCCGGGACCCATGCGCGCCATCATGAACTGA